From Chrysemys picta bellii isolate R12L10 chromosome 1, ASM1138683v2, whole genome shotgun sequence:
GACTAGAAACAACAGAAGTGTGCCTTATTTTCAGTGAGGTTGCATAGGGGTAACTGGCTCAATATGATATAAAGAGGTACATGAAATAATTATATTTCTCATTCCTCCCAACAGTTTCCTattgaggaagaagaggaaattTTGTCATCAGTTTTGCCAGATTCCAAAAAGGAAAGTGACCTACCTGATTTCACCCACATTGAAGAGTTTGGAAATCTGAGCTCTGCTCAAGCCCGACTAGCCTACGAGGACTCTCATTTGCTCATAAACTTGGAGAAACAAAAACTAGAACTGGAGAAACAGCGGCTGGACATTGAAGCTGAAAGACTACAGGTGGAGAAAGAGCGCTTGCAGATCGAAAAGGAGCGATTACGGCATGTAGCACTTGAGCATGAGAGACTTCAACTGGAGAAGGAGCGGATCCAGATTGAGCGGGAGAAACTGAGGCTAGAGGCTCTGCGTGCTGAAAAACCTGCCCTGGAAAATGACATCACCCAAGTGGAAAAACCCATTTTACAGCCTCTGGATCTagaaactgaaaaattaaaactCGAAAAGGAACGTTTACAATTAGAGAAAGAGAGgctgcagtttttaaaatatgaatctgAGAAGCTGCAGATTGAGAAGGAACGTTTACAAGTGGAAAAAGAACGCCTTCGAATTCAACGAGAGGGTCACTTGCAGTAAACTTCTTGGCTAAGGTGTCATTAATAGTGTTTTGATGTTCAAATATAAGTAGTTTTTTTCTTAATACAGAAACTGTCCTAGAGGTTTAACTTTCTTCTGTCCAAAATTTAATGTCGATgttaaactaaaaaaataaaaaatgaaaaggaaTGGTGTTTGGTAAATCAGTGTGCCTACATAAATGGAATTTATGTGTGAAACTGCTTTTCAACGTAGCAGAAGAAAGTATTATGTTCTCTTGCATCCAGTATTGTATTGTATAGTTTGGTATCCTGCTCTTACAAGCACATTAAGGATCAAGACAGTTGTATCTTTCCATTGTTACAACAGTGTTACCTTAAAAGTATGGGAACTGTCAAAATAAATCCGCACATATTGTGAAGGAATGGTGCTGAAGATA
This genomic window contains:
- the MSANTD4 gene encoding myb/SANT-like DNA-binding domain-containing protein 4, whose translation is MEKMKQLKRKRKSNFSVQETQTLLKEIRKRKEVLFSKQLNTTINEMKRKAWEEIAECVNAVGEGEQRTGTEVKRRYLDWRALMKRKRLSANIKLVGAGFHLPSSDLDDSVNEEMDEKVGFTNENSFEWLNITDFREASGSLTEIKVEEEEDPQNFEFPIEEEEEILSSVLPDSKKESDLPDFTHIEEFGNLSSAQARLAYEDSHLLINLEKQKLELEKQRLDIEAERLQVEKERLQIEKERLRHVALEHERLQLEKERIQIEREKLRLEALRAEKPALENDITQVEKPILQPLDLETEKLKLEKERLQLEKERLQFLKYESEKLQIEKERLQVEKERLRIQREGHLQ